CAAATAGTTATTATTAAAGATGAAGAAACTCATCCAGCCAAATGGCCAttaggaaaaaatattgaaactcaTCCGGGAAAGGATGGAAATATAAGAGTTGTAGctctaaaattacaaaatggcaTACTTAAACGGCCCGTTCACAAATTAGGCCCACTGGAGGTAACAAACAGCAGTAGAGCAGAGGAAGCAAATCATGTGACAAGTTTTCTGACTtcaagaataacaaaaaatactgcaaCCTCAGAACTCGACCGAGTAAATCAAGCAAATTGATGATGTGGTTCTTAACGATACTCATGCTAGCAACACAAACTAAGTCATTATATATTAATGATGCATCTAAATCAGGAGCTTCAGTGACTaagctaaaaaataatacagcaatatatttggaaccgATTAGTAAAATGgacataataaattcaaaatggaatttaatagtCTATTACGAATTAGGTACTTATTATGATCGGATGCACAAAATACAAGAATTTATTAACAGACTTGaaaatcaatgcaaaatattgacctattacGAAGATGCCTGCATAATGATTACTGCAACTTTAAATGACAAATATAATAGTCTTAAAGCAAATAAtgaattgtttatgaaaaaaacaaaatagaaaaaagcgaGCACCATTCGAATTCGTTGGTTCAATTTACCATATATTATTCGGAATTATGGATGCTGATGACCGAGAAAATATGGAatcaaatattagaaatattttcgacaaccaaaaagatatagcaaaattgtttaaaaggcAGTCATCGGTAGTTGATTCtaccataaatatattaaaaaagacaaCAGATGAAGTTAAccgtaattttgagaaaatgaatcaacaacttaataaattttataacgaactaTTAAAAGATCAAAATGCTGAACGAATGACCTAgatgtttcaaatattaaccattTCAATAGGAATAGTTATGGATGAATGTGAAGAAAtccaaatttcaataattaatcttCTAATTGACATAAATCATGGTCGCATAATGCCAAAACTATTAAAGCCTTCGCAacttaataaagaaattgaatttattagaaACAAACTACCACACAAATTAATACTACCTGGAAGACAATCGGGtaacgaattaaaagaaatttataaatccatGACTGCTAAAGGTTTAATTGTTGATTCACGGCTAGTCGTAAACCTAGAAATTCCCTTAATATTGTATGAACCCTCAaacgtatataaattaaatccaCTTCCAATAAATTACAAAGGGAATATGATTATTCCAGAAATAAAGgcagaatatttaatatacaagtttgatttgaatcaatattCACTTATAAACCAAGTAGATCTAGATAAATGTTCTACTAACTCAGAGAATCATTAACAATGTCCTGGAAATTTAGCTTGGAAATCAGCGACGGATAATTCATGTGAAGTAGCAGCTTTAAAACAATTAGAAAATGAAGCATGTGATTTCAAACCTTCTACAAATGAAAACGTTtggataaaattatcttctcaaAATCGGTggctttacaaattatttagcaaAGCAATGATATATCTAGAATGTGATAATAATCAACAAATGCATATAGAAATCCCTAGTCAAGGCattatgacaataagagaaggATGCACAGTCCGGCATGAAGGAGTAACTGTAACAGCATCTCATCACATacaatctgaaattaaaaaagaattgctATCCTCTTCTTTGgttaaagatattgaagataTTCCAGAACTACAAATAAAACCTTTTGATTCAACATTAATAAACAATACCAAAGATATCGTACATCTTAAACAACAAATAGAACTcctcaaaacagaaaatataaaattaaaaggtataAATTTTCATCACGTAAGTGGTCACGTTTCGCTAACATTAGTTTTGATAATAGCATTaatcattactattttatatataagatccaAATGTGTAACAAGAACTGTGACTGTTCCATTTGAACTTCCAGTtagacataattaaaaaatattaataataaaacataatatacaagtaaagtTAAGATACAACTTTGGCCCCTGGCAGAATGTTCATAAAGATATGAACATGAAAGTTTTGTAACCTtaagatagaattatatatacaaaattatatttttgacacaactacattaatacataaaaatatacatgtaaacaataaattaaataaaaagtatatacagtccactaaatgtcaagtgcaatggtaagcaacaaaattgtaatatgagacttgctcataaaaatgtgaaaatcattgcacataaaagaaaactcataaattagagtatacataatactaatattaaaatacaaaatatacatactcgaaatattaatgcacacaagcaacagataagaaagtatcaagcgtgtgtacgtatgtgtataagtgcgttagatgcactaatctaaaaaactataaaatatcaatgcgttggtatctcaaaaatgcaataaaaatataatacatatttacacatgtgtatgcacactaagcatacacacatatacatatatacatagttaagaaattagaattaagaaatgtattgagggaagaaattttaataaagaaaaccagagtcaaaagtgaactctcACAGTACAGACTTAAGCAAAGACTGTCTTAATCTGTACATGAATTGAATTCTCTCGAGCAAATGAGAGAATTCAAAATCAAGCttgaaatacttaaaatttgaGAATGTTGAAGAAGCATATTTTGAAACTCAAAATAACAAATTAGTAGAAACAACTGAAGACTCTATCGAGGAACAAATAGATGAATTTCGGCAAGATTATAAAATTATCACCGCAAGAATAGcggagaaattaaaaaaatataatactacaACACAAACAATGTGTTCTAATATTAAACTGCAGGATATTAAAATTCCGATGTTTTATGGAGAAATGAAACAATGATCGtcattccacaatttttttttaaagtttggtGCATGATTCGAAGCActttactgaagtggaaaagATGTTCCGATTGAAGACATCATTAGGTTGAGAAGCTGGTAGATTAATTCAACATCTACCAGTAACAGAAGCAAATTATGAAGATGCTTGGCAAATTCTCAAGGAAAGATATGAGAATAGAAGGCTACAATTCACAGCACAAGTAGGCAGACTACTTGATCAACCGGCAGCAAATGGAGAAAGTGCAGCAAGCATGAAGCAGCTGTTAGATACTACCAAAGAATGCATTTATGCATTAAAGGGActaaatctaaatttaaatgacGAACAAGCCATCATAGCTCGGATAGTGGTTCGAAAACTAGACAAAGAAAGTCTACGTTTATACGAGCAAAACGACGTCTTCAGTTTTCTGGAGCAGCAATATCAAGCTCTAGAAGCAATACGAGACAGAAAACCAGCTAAATGGAATAATCAAAAGCAGCCACAGCGAACACCTACATTTTATACAGCGGCACAAAAATTGTGTATATTGCAAGGTTCCTGGGCATCAAATTGGTGAATGCAGAAAGTTTCAGATATTGACTACGATGAATCGAAGTAAATTCATAACGAACAACAAGCTATGCTACATTTGCCTTGATCACGTATATGAAGGCAAATGTAATAATAAGAAGAAGTGCAATAAGTTTGAAAGAAATCATCATAATTTATTGCACTTCAATGAATTCCAAAAAGGAAAAGgaggaagtgaagaaaatgtcaCAAAAATATCTTCCGCAATGATGACGAAACATTCGGAAATGGCGATACTCCTAGCAACAGCACAGATAAGGGTGAAGGCAGCAAATGGAGAGTATGTGACATTGCGAGCTCTAATCGATCAAGGATCCCATAAAACTACTATTTCCGAAGAAGCATCTCAAATACTTCATTtaccaagaagaagaaaagtaaCTGAACTGCAAGGTTTAGGAAATACCACAGTGGGAGTgtccaaatttaaaatcaacattaaaaTCAAGCCAAGTTTTGTAAGCAACACGGCATACAATGTCGAAGCACTAATTTTGCCGAAATTAGCGAGTGCTCAACCAGACAAAACGTTTAAATGGGATGTAGAACAATTGAAAAACTACACTTTAGCTGAccccaatttcaataaatcggATCGAATCAATATTGTCATTGAATGTGACATATATGCCGACATAGTAGAAGAAGGCATATTTAAAAAGGATCGAATACTAGGTCAAGCCACGAAATTGGGCTGGATATTGTCGGGAGTTTTGCAACAACCGAGAAAAAGCAATATCATTTTAGCAGCGGTTACCACAACATTGGAGAAGTTTTGGGAAATAGAAGACACCACAACTCCAGCAGATACAGCAGATGATGATGAATGcctaagaatttttgaaaaaacaacagtaaGAAATGGAGATAATCGATTTGTCGTAACTCtaccttttaaacaaaaaaaagaattaggcGATTCTCGCAAACAAGCTATGGCGAGGTTTCTTAATCTTGAGAAAAGGTTGGCTACAAATAACgagttaaaacaacaatatgCACAATTTATGAAAGAATATTCAGAAATGGGCCACATGGAAAAagcaagtgaaaataaatgcgGAAAATACTATTTGCTTGATGTGGCAGTGATTCGAGAAGACAGTAGAACGACTAAACTACGAGTAGTTTTCGATGCGTctgcaaaaactacaaatggAAGTAGTTTAAATGACATCCTCTTCATAGGACCGAGACTTCAAAGAGATATATTTGACATTATAATCAAATGGAGACTTTGGCAATATGTATTAACTAGTGATATTGAAAAGATGTTtcgacaaattaaaataacagatAGTGATCAAGATTACCAACGTATATTGTGGAGAGAAACAAAAGGAGAGCCGATAGAAGAATACAAACTACAAACAGTTACATATGGGACAGCATCAGCTCCTTTCTTGGCAACGAGAACTTTACAAGAAATTACCAAATTATGCGAGCCCCACAACTATTTGCTTTCAAACATCATTAGAAACGACTTCTACATGGACAATTTAATGACAGGAGCAGATTCAATAGATGAACGTAAGGCCATTCAGTATGAAATATCGAAACAATTGCAAAAATATGGATTTCACTTAAGGAAGTGGATGTCAAACAACAGTAAAATCATAGCAACAATTCCGGTAAATAACGcaaatgaagtaataaaaatagcagaGGACGAAACAATAAAGACATTGGGTATTCAATGGGATCCTATCAAAGACATGTTAGTTACAAAAAGACAAAAAGACAAGCTTTGTCTGATTTAGCGCGAATTTTCGACCCAATGGGATGGCTTTCACCAATAACCGCAGTGGCGGATTTGCAGTCCTAGCCGCTCTAGGCCCCAGGCCATGTGCCGCCCCTTTCTCAGCACCCATCAATATAGACTAAAGACATAATTCATGAATTTACTTTATTCCCACTTTTAATTGattcagaaaattgtttaacTAAAAGCTAGAGGATAAAgttagtttataatattttccgagATTTCAGGGATGATtggacatttaaataaaacatttaaaaatggttttaggttttgtttttaataaaataaatgttttactcgTACAATGTGTTACAAAACTCGTCTGCACTTAAGCGCAGCAAAACCATTAACCAAATCTTCGCAAtccaatttgcttaaaaaatcagCTTCTATGTTAAGCAAAGCAAGATCGTTTAACCTCTGCTCCGTCATTGTTGTgcgtaaatagtttttcactcttcGCAAACAAGAAAACGATCTTTCTCCAGTACAGTTACTGGCaggtgtacacacacacatacgaagaGCAATATTCACGTTTGGGTAAATGGTTTGAAGACCTTCGGTTCGTAACCATTTCAACAAACTGACTGCATCTTTCGCTCCTCATTTTTTATGCTGCAGTGAGAAATGAAATGAAGACATTCTTCTGTAAAATCTTCTTCCAAGCCagtagaataataataatttataagcaTCCCGACGTCTTTTCAGTTCTTCTGACAATGTATCAATTActactaaaaaagtatttattctaaaattttcagggccattttttttgttgcatctcTTCACCTGTATTTGTCTCGCCAGAAAACGGCTTACGCTTTCGATTGCGTCGAACATCTTTTTCGTATTCCAGTACGAAGGAcagttttttctctttttttagaAATCATCGAGATTCTCTCTTGTTTCACcaacaaaatgtattaaagcCTCGTACAGTTCTATGACAATGGTAATGTCAATTTCCACACTCTAAAGTTTTTTACTTGTGGCGTTAATGCGATCTAGTAAATATCCCCAAAAAACAGCCATGAGGGCCGTTTTAAAACGTTCCAGTTTCAAACGAATACCTCTTTCTTCGCTTATAACGGTTCTCTTCTGTTGTGTGTCATTTTCGATGGTGACTAGCGCTTTATGGATTTCATTCCAGGATTCGCGTAAACTTTTGCATGCGTCTGCACGAGCTGACCAACGAGTCGTTGATAGACTTTTGACGGTGAAATGGGTTTGAAGGAGTTCCCAACGCAACGAGTTGTCGCTGCAAAGAAATTGTATAACTCTTGGAGTAGAGAAAAGAACGAACAAGCCTCTTGGCTGCTTTCAGCTGCACATTCACCTACTAAATTCAGCAAGTGTGCTGAACTGGGAACATGGTCGGCAAGGGGtgaaatttcctttattttagctTGTGGTCCGTTCTAATTGCCTGACATGTTAGCTGCGTTGTCATATGATTGCCCGCGGCAGTTTGAAATGTCAACTCCCTATTCAGTTAATGTTGAAGTAACAGCTTCTGTCATTTGTTGTGATTTGTGGCCTGTGTTTGGAATAAACTTGAAAAACCGTTCTACAGGTGATCCATTAGGCAGGACATATCTTATTACATAAGTGAGCTGGTCTACCGATGTCGTGTCAATGATCAGAGAAAAATATCTTGCTGTTAATATTTCCATTAcaattgttttcaaaactttgtTTCCCATAAGTCGAATGAACTTTTCCCATGTTGTTGAAGAAAGATAACTCGTAAATCCTGAGCCTGGATTTCCATAACGTGTAATGTGTTCAGCTAAGAACGGATCGAACTCGGCGATAAGCTCTAAGgacattaaataatttccattgtgGATTGATCCAAATTTTTCGTCGTGTCCTCTGCAAGGCAAATCACGTGATGTAAGTGCTTTTACGCATGCAACTACTCTTTTCAGAATGTTTTTCCagtaatttatttcttcatcTAGTTGCATTGTTAATGCGCGGTCAATGCGACCTAACACGTTGCTTCGTTCTTTCATACGCAGAACAGATAATTTGTGAGTAGGCGAATTCTCATGAGTTGACACTCGATGATATGAATTTTTCCAGTCATTGAAACCTTCTTTTTTGTCGAACTGACTCTCCCCGCCATTAAAAAGCAAACAAGGACCACAAAAACACATCCAGTACTTTTGGAATAAATTAGCCACTTTCGCGGATCTTTTTCACCATTTAGAAGCTGACGATCGAATAAATGTCTCGACAACTGTCGCGCTTTATCTTTGTAAATGCGCTTACTCTTGGGAAAATCATTTTGGATGTTTTGATTGGCTCCGTTCTTACAAATGTGATCACGCGTGAACTCGTCGATTGTCCATTTAGCTGGATCGTCGTTGATTTCGTAGAGCTCCTGGTCCGGAGGATTTGGCTTCACTCCTACTCCTGCCACTCCTGGTACGAGTGGGATATCTTCGGCTTGTTCTTTTGATATAATTGCCACAttgatcaaaatattttcacttgaaGACACTTTAGACACTGCGGAATCATCAGTTGACGGAACGCCACTACTACTTAGAACGTCACTTGGGTCAATAATAGGATCTTGAATATTTGTAGACGGTTTTCAAAAGAAATCGCGGCAGCGTCGCGACGCACCGCACGCGCGTAATAACAATAGGTTAGGTACCTAAGAacctattaaaattatttatactttgatTCGCAAAAATAGTGATTTAGGAAGATTATATAAGACTACAGTTAAGATACTTTGCATTTGAGTTATTTCTTGTTAATATTGTTGTTATCAGTGATTTTTTTGGCACGATTTGCCGCCCTAGGCCCGGGCCTACTGGGTCTTAGGGCAAATCCGCCACTGAATAACCGTTATAGAAAAGTTATTTATACAGAAACTTTGGTTGATGAAACTCAACTAGGACTAATTACTTGAcgagaatttaataaaaattcctagatggtttgaaactaaaaacaactttaaatttgaACTACATGGATTCGCAGATGCTTCAGAGAAAGCTTATGCAGCAGTTGTATATACTAAAGTTGGATCAGTTATAACAATTGTTGCTGGTAAAACTAAAGTGAatccaattaaaaataagaaaacgttACCAAAACTGGAACTATGCGCGGCTCACCTACTTGCTAAATTGCTGCAAAGGATAAAAACAGTCATCAacagagaaatgaaaatatttgcgatTTGGAGCGATTCAACTATAACTTTAGCATGGATAAATAATTGCCAAAGTAAAGACAGATTTATTAGAACACGAGTAGAATCAAATTACTTGCTTCCAATGCGAAATGGCAACACGTTGGAACAAAGGACAATGCAGCTGATGTAGCATCCAGAGGGGTACTGGCGAATAAACTAATAAAACACAATCTATGGTGGAAGGGTCCAAAATGGTTGCGAGAAGGGGAACATCATTGGCCAATGAAGATTATTCAAATCGATGCAAGGTGGGTGACAACCTCAAGGGAATTACATTCCTTGGATAATGGAATGTGATAATAATCAACAATTGCATATGGAAATCCCTAGTCAAGGCattatgacaataagagaaggATTCACAGCCCGACATGAAGGAGTAACTTTAACAGCGTCTCATCACGTACAATCTGAAATGAATAAAGAATTGTTATCATCTTCTTGGgttaaagatattgaagataTTCCAGAATTACAAATAAAACCTTTTGATTCAACATTAATAAACAATACCAAAGATATCGtacatcttaaacagcaaatataactcctcaaaacagaaaatataaaattgaaaggtATAAATTTTCATCACGTAAGTGGTCACGTTTCGCTATCATTAGTTTTGATAATAGCATTcatcattactattttatatataagatctAAATGTGTAACAAGAACTGTGACAGTTCCATTTGAACTTCCAGTTAAggatacatacatttatatgaggcacgtatgcatcTACATAAATGCAATACGTATGCACTTAACAAtgtttgttaacatatttacttaaGATCACATATTTACCTAAGATACATATGCATTTAGGcaattgaatacaaatgtgcatgtgcacttgaaaacaacacCATACCATGTAACATAAACAatgtgatacatacatatgaacatgcacacatacacatatattaagatagttaagatagttcttaaaattgtatataaatacaataacatAGGGTACTTTATAAAATCAGACTAAAATAGTTCTCGTAGAATGAAATAGTTCTCACAGAACAAGACTTGACTATCATTTATTttcccccaccagtggtaagaaatatttgataaagcttgttttttgtacaataagaaagtatcaagcgtatgtacatatgtgtataagtgcgttagatgcactaatctaaatagctgtaaaatatcaatgcgttgataataataaaatacatatttacacaagtGTATGTAcactaagcatacacacatgtacatatgtatgtacctacccACAGATTTTAGGATGATCGTTTGAGACCTCCTGGATTAATCCTTTAGGAGATATCCTATACTCCCTATTACTCCTAATACTCGTGTGTAAATACACGTAAAATTGTATACTCGTTTTTAACATTGCATGTCATTGGAACGCGAGTACTCCTTTTAACCTCCTAATGGAGATCTCTATGATTACTCCTAAAGGAGATCTCTATGATTACTGATATAGGAGATCTCTATTATTACTAATATAGGAGATCTCTATGATTACTACTATAGGATATCTTTATGATTAATCTTAAAGGACATCTCTATGATTATTACTATAGGAAATCTCTATGATAAATCCTATATTATTTTCAACctgcaattattttaacaaaaacaaatttttataattttattttttattaaagttttttaattaaatgaatgtacatgaaatctattattttttttatattataagtgTTCCTGTAGAACTGAGCCTTACATTTGAGAAACGCCTTTTTGATCTTTGCCTCAAAATCAGGGTATGAGTAATCATCATTAAGGCCTCTAAAAAttaaacttgttaaaaaaatagatgacatgaatttaaattatgtattaccgtaaagaaatttattgaaaagtgcataattcttcaatgcaactttttttttggctccATCCCAATTCACTTTTAAGAGCAGGGACTCCGCAATCACTTCATCCAAAATTTTTGATAGGGGcctctttgaaaatttttgcttcaGATACGCCTCCTATAATAAACTCAAACTGTTTAATAACATCTTATCAAATGTATTTTATCATACTCACAATTTCTGCCTCAGGCTTATTCAAAAGCAAGGACTCTGTAGATGCTAAatcatttatgtttttaataggAAATATCATTAATTCAATCTTCTTCGGTTGCAATATGTCAATAATCCGCTCCAGGAGTGTAGTGTTCTGCGCCGATATTTCCTCTAGCTTCCTTTGTTCCATGTTTTTCTGCCAGGAGGAGGTGTTTCGGGAAGTATTGGTGGACACATTGATATTTTCTCCActtaaaattgaagaacttcCGCATTCTAGGAAAAAAATGTGCTAAAgagttatgaaaaaatatttgcaagagaTAAACTTACCGAGAGAATTGAATAAAAAGTTATGTGACGCCATTTTATTTATCTATAATTAagtgtataatattatattattttacaaaaaaaaaattgcaagaagaCTATTACATGCGGCCCTTGTTATTCGGTTTTCAATTGCCCAAATGGCTAACTGTTTTGAAAGTGGTTCAGCTGGCAAACAAAAATCTTCTATCACTTCTTTCGAGCCTGTACCACTTTCAACTTCTTCAAAAACTTCTTTAGAGCTTGTAtcactttcaatttcattaacacTTTTCacatcattttcattttgtgtattattattttgtttcttatataaattatttaattttttattcactaggcgttttaaatgccttttagagtacatttaattatcaatttaaaatatttatgattgtTATTGGctcaatgaataaaaaatgtcagtACTGCGATGCTTTTAAATGGAAAGATGAAACTGCTTAAATGTGCTGTTCCGGTGGTAAAGTTTCACTTCCATTACTTTGTGAACCAAAAGAGCCATTGAAAACTTCATTATTAAATGTTACAGATGAGTTAAATCAATTTCTAAGTGATTTCCGTCAAACCCAGTGATTCAGAGGGGGACACCAGCAGATGAAGCGTGCATTAAATAATCAAGCTTATGGTCGACAGTTTAAAAACTCCGCCTGAAAACGAAGAGAGTGCACCTTCATAATGACGTGTATTCAGGACTTTACTGAAATGTTGTTGGAAATTGGTGATTGTTGTTTAGATGTTGAAGCTGAAGGCTACATATTACTGTCAagagaattttgtaatttagtagAAAGTGATGTGGATCTCATTGCTAATGTTTTTCcggaattgcaacaaaatttgtgtaGTGATCAGTGGTTGTGTGCAAGAGCAATATTAGCACcaagaaattaaattgttaataggATCAACACTGACATTTATAAGAGGTTCAAAGAGAAATTAAGGAATATTTGTCAATGGATACAATTATGGATACGAAACTATGAATTTCATACTCAGTGGggtttttaaattcacttgaacTATCGGGTGTACCGTCACATAAACTtcaattgaaactaaatgttCCAGTAACGCTTATGCGAAATCTAGATGCTCCTGGCTATGTAACGGAACAAAGTTTCGGATAACAAAATTGGGACAGAACATACTTGGTGCTACTATTTTAACAGTTGTCGGTAAGGGAAATGGTGTTATAATACCTCGGATACCAATTATTCTCACTGACCTTCTATTCCAATTTAAAAGGGTTCAGTTTCCCGTCAAGCTTAGCTTTGCTGTTACTATAAGCAAGGCACAAGGACAAACATTACAGGTAGCaggagtgcatttagaaaacccATGTTTCTCTCATGGTCAACTTTATGTAGCCTGTTCACGTGTATCTAATGCCCGAaatttacacatatttgtaCCCGAGGGGAAAACTTATAACATTGTCTACATTAATATCCTAGattaatactttatttatattttatttttttaaattgttaacattcagaattatttatttttgttacggtgaattacattttaacatttgttgttgtatttcaatactcatattttaaaatgttaaaacttcattgtctgtagtaatttttaaaaattgttgatctcAGCCAAGCAATAACATTTAGTTGactcatttctattattataccctTACCCTTTTCTCATACTtatttaatggctccactgcgAGCGAAGCCGCGGGTAAAAAGCtagtgtttttatattttagaatttaacaGAACGCATATTTAATGCGCTGTTGAAATATAAGGACCAGTATTTATTTTGGCCAAATACGGAAGAACGCAAAATGCTCGTTTTAAAAACTTCGAGTGAGTTACCTAACTGCCTGGGATACGTTGATGGTACCGGAGTTCCATTGGCGGAAAAACCGTCATAGGACCCGGAAGCGTACCTTTCACGAAAACATATTTACTCCGTTGAGGCACAAGCCGTGTGCGATCATAGATTACAAATAAGGCACTTGATGTTAAGCTTTCCAGGTAGCGTTCATGACGCATGTATTTTTAATGACAGCGAATTGTCATTTGAAgcacataaattttttggagAAGGTGAATGGATCGCTGGTGACAGTGCATATAAATTATCGAGTACTTTTATAACGCCATTTAGAGAAAATTCTAGAAATTTAACACTAAGCCAAaggaatttttttaacaaaacattgAACATTGTTTTGGAATGCTGAAGGAAAGATTTGTTAGTTTAAAAGGCTTAAggctccaaataaaaaattaaaatggtaTGAGAAAAGTTAACAAATGGATTCTCTGTTGTGCATTGTTACACAACTTTATACTCCAACAAGACGATTGTTTCGATTACCAACCTGAGGAATCGGAGCCCAGTATTGACGAGTCGTTATGGGGACCAAATGCTCGTACCAATGAAGGGGAGATAAGGCGTTGACAAATCTTTGAACAATTGTTTAATcaataaatatcttaatttaaaaattcttttcttatttattttttcaaataaaattcaatttctttacACAAACAAGTAATATACTAAATTATTGGACTAGAAAAAACTTCATACATTTCTTTCTCCAACCGTAATTTCtgcaattgaaaattgttttcctctctctctttttcaaaatcctatTTTTTCGTTTCTAGTTCCAACTTCTTATTTTGGATTtcgaaaagtaatgaaaatggaTTTGAACTGCTATGAgatcttttcatatttcttcttGGTG
The DNA window shown above is from Bactrocera tryoni isolate S06 chromosome 4, CSIRO_BtryS06_freeze2, whole genome shotgun sequence and carries:
- the LOC120773509 gene encoding uncharacterized protein LOC120773509, whose protein sequence is MEQRKLEEISAQNTTLLERIIDILQPKKIELMIFPIKNINDLASTESLLLNKPEAEIEAYLKQKFSKRPLSKILDEVIAESLLLKVNWDGAKKKVALKNYALFNKFLYEALMMITHTLILRQRSKRRFSNVRLSSTGTLII